The DNA region TTGGGACGGTTGCCGACAATGACAGAACTGCGATCGAAATACTCCAGCGCAACGGTAAAGTTGCCCCGATCGTTGGAGGAGCCGCCAACCAGTCCGATCTGGGTAATGTCACCACCAGAACGCTCTGGAGCAGTTCCAAATGCGGTCAACTCCAATCCATCCATATCACTGCGCAGAATCACATTGGCCACGCCGGCCACCGCATCGGCACCATAGATCGAGGATGCACCATCGGTCAGAACCTCCACCCGCTCAATCAGCGAACCGGGAATCAGGTTAAGGTCCGGCGCAACGGGTGCACCTCTGACACCGGCGGGTGCCAGGCGACGACCGTTGACCATCAACAGCGTCCGCTCGGCCCCCAGGCCGCGTAAAGCCACGGCTTGTCCACCCAGACCGGTGGATGAAATACCTTCAACCGCGGCGGTGGGTGAACCTGCCGTGACCGATCCATCGAGCTGTTCGCCGGAAACCACCGTCGCGTCTGAAATGATCGAACCGGCATCAACCAGCCCCAACTGCCGGGCTTCACCGGCATCGATGACTTGCAGCGGAGAAATCGAGGTGTATTCGTCTCGTCGCAACCTTGAGCCGGTTACCACCACACGATCTTCAGTCTCATGTTCGTCGTCCTGCTCGGCGACCGCCTCGTCCACCTGGGCCCAGGTTGGCGATGCCGGCATCAACGCACCACCGGCCAGGGCCAGTGATGACGCCACAAGGGTATATAAGGTTTTATGTTTCACGGTTCTCCTCCCGTTGGGTTGGTGCAATATCCGCACAGCAGTGACCAGTTGTGAGGCCAACCGGCTGTCGCGGCAGGATTGACTGGCAAGCAATGGGGCAGGTTTTCTTGTTCTAGTTTGTGAAGACACGCCCGAAAATGGACGTGTATTCCGACTTCAGCTCCCCTCACAAAGTGAACCCGGCTACACAGGAAAACAATGACGCATCCCCATCAAAGTGCTGCAAAATCAGACACTTAACAGGACCCTACGCCCTTACCTTCCATCGTACCTAAGGGTAATTGATCCGTTATTCTTGTATTCAGTTTATGTTAACCGGGGCAGTGTCGCAAGCGCATGGCATCTGCCGAAGGCAGGAGCAGCCAACCGGTGACAACGAATGCAAATCAGGCAAGGGGCCTCGATCGAGGTCGAAGCTGAATCAGATTCTGTCTATTGGGGGGCGATTGCCAACACGAATCCGCGCCAGGCTTCAATCAACCGGTGGTGTGTGTCGGTTGCGACTCAATTCCTGACTTGATGTTGTGCGAAATCGCAAAAAAAGCTGCCCGGACTCCCTGATTGCCACACTGGGCAAAACAGGGAGCCGCGGGCACAATCGACTCGATATTCAGAGTCACTTGATGGTCAGAGTCTGTATCCGACGGTAAGAAAGTACTCTCTGCCGACCGGGTTGTACTTCCTGATGTCGGCGTAGGGCCACCAGGCTTCCGTTTCGTGTCGGGGAGGTGTCTTGTCAAAGAGGTTGACCACATTGACGCCAAAGTACAGCGAATCCGATACCTGATAGTTGGTCGTCAGATTGACGGTCGTCCAGGGAGAATGTCTTTCGTACTCTTCTGCATACCGAACAGGTGATGAACCCAGTCGATTGATGTGCATGAACGTCCCCAGCTTCCCTCCAGACCAGCCCAGGGTGACATTGGTCCGGGTCCGGAACTCGGTGTTCCACAGTCGATCCCGAATATCCTCGATGTCGTCTTCCGGAAGGAACCGATCCAGCGTTCTGAGGATATGGGTATAGGACACGTTCAGAGAGAAGCGGCCGAGATTTTCCGTATTGAAATTCGAACGCCAGGTAGCATCGACACCATCCTGCTGCCGAAGCCCGGTATTGAAGGGACTCGTAATGACCGATGAAACTTCATCATTCGGACCACCCCGGGTGACCCTGTCGAGCATCGCCTGGCACCTCGGGGAAGACGCATCGCTATCGCGACCTTCTTCATCAAAGCCCAGCATGCATTCGGCATAGTATCTCAACACGGTATTGGCACCAATCAGGCCGATCTGATCTTCAAGCTTGATGCGGAAGTAGTCGACGGTAAAGGAATGGTTGTTTCCGATATCACCCACCATGCCAATGTTGACATTGGTGCCGCTTTCCTCGCGCAAGGACGGATCACCCTCCGAGAACTGACGAATGGAGCCCGTACCATAGAGCTCACCACAGCCCTGCCAGCTCTCGCCCCGGGTCAGACCCTCTTCGTTGACACACTGGAGATAGTCGACGCCTGAGGTGAATGATGAGCTGCGCTCGGCAAACATGACATGCATGTCCGGCGCACGAAACGACGTGGCACGCGAAGCCCGGAACATGAGGCTGTCTGTCGGCCGCCAGCTCACGCCGGCCTGGTAGGTCATGGCGCCACCCACATCCGATGCATCATCATAGTAATCGTATCGGGCCGCGAGCTTCATGTCCCACTGTCCGATCCGGGAATCCCGCTCAAGCAACGGCACGGCCAGCTCACCCCCGATGGCATAGCGATTTCGACTGCCGCTGCCGCGGATACCACTCCAGCCCCAGATCTCTCCATCAACGGTAGGCTGATCGGTAATGAAACGATAGGTGTCTCGACTGGCTTCGGCAACAGCAGCGAAATGGACGTCTCCCGCAGGCAGGCTGAAAGCGGCACCTGTCAGGTCTGCACTCAAAGACTGGGTCGTCGAACGCCCATCACCGCTGGATTCGTGCAAGGCTTCGGAGAACATCTCGGGAGTGAGCTCGCCAAACAGATCGAATCGGGTCGGCAGCAAATCCTGGCTCAACTGTTGTTCACCAACCCGAACCCAACGACTGCCCTCCCAGGGATGGAACCAGTCTTCACCTTTCTGCCCAAAGAGAAGGCTCAACATGGCCTCGTCATTGAATCGACCTACGCTGTCCTTGTACTGATAGCGACCTGCAGTATAGTTCAGTCCGTAATCATACTCGCCAATGAACCCCTGAATGCCCAGCGACAGCACGAGATTGGTCTCACTGAACTCTTGCTGGCTGGTGGGAACTTCATGATCCCTGAAGGATCGCCAGACATGTCGCCAGCCAACCGTCTGGGGCGCTTCGGCATCGATATCGTCGACCACTTGATAGTCGACACCAAAGCTGTAGCGATACAGGCCTGCATCAGCTTCAGAACGGGTGGCCAGCAGATCCGCATACACTTCATGCATGCCCATCTCGTGCGACAGGCTGGCAAATCCGAACAGACGGTCGCGCGCATTCCTCACGGTGTATGTCCCGAAGATATTGTCACC from Wenzhouxiangella sp. AB-CW3 includes:
- a CDS encoding TonB-dependent receptor plug domain-containing protein; its protein translation is MMVVGNLHAETETEDDYDEEDALERMVVTGSRIQRIDQETVDPVYVLSSEEIDRQGFANAFDVLSNLSINTGMFIGEEVTNNFLANAQSLNLRGFGPGYTLVLLNGRRIPVLPKPAGTVSGNVVNLAMIPSTAIERVEVLSSGASAIYGSDAVAGVVNIILKDNVDGMELTYRYGDNWHGGGQSHRFSLVSGLGNDTTRFTYGLEVDRRRPIRGDQRDWFDRPELSPDPEQRELSQVMSYWDRTADWDLLDIGDMCEPLGYSSVRPGWAGEGPEQYCGDNIFGTYTVRNARDRLFGFASLSHEMGMHEVYADLLATRSEADAGLYRYSFGVDYQVVDDIDAEAPQTVGWRHVWRSFRDHEVPTSQQEFSETNLVLSLGIQGFIGEYDYGLNYTAGRYQYKDSVGRFNDEAMLSLLFGQKGEDWFHPWEGSRWVRVGEQQLSQDLLPTRFDLFGELTPEMFSEALHESSGDGRSTTQSLSADLTGAAFSLPAGDVHFAAVAEASRDTYRFITDQPTVDGEIWGWSGIRGSGSRNRYAIGGELAVPLLERDSRIGQWDMKLAARYDYYDDASDVGGAMTYQAGVSWRPTDSLMFRASRATSFRAPDMHVMFAERSSSFTSGVDYLQCVNEEGLTRGESWQGCGELYGTGSIRQFSEGDPSLREESGTNVNIGMVGDIGNNHSFTVDYFRIKLEDQIGLIGANTVLRYYAECMLGFDEEGRDSDASSPRCQAMLDRVTRGGPNDEVSSVITSPFNTGLRQQDGVDATWRSNFNTENLGRFSLNVSYTHILRTLDRFLPEDDIEDIRDRLWNTEFRTRTNVTLGWSGGKLGTFMHINRLGSSPVRYAEEYERHSPWTTVNLTTNYQVSDSLYFGVNVVNLFDKTPPRHETEAWWPYADIRKYNPVGREYFLTVGYRL